In Pseudorasbora parva isolate DD20220531a chromosome 20, ASM2467924v1, whole genome shotgun sequence, a single window of DNA contains:
- the naf1 gene encoding H/ACA ribonucleoprotein complex non-core subunit NAF1, translating into MENSSTENIIDGQDQNETKSENEKMELDINNTEFKTETKGGQSSSPQLGPADKTCASDQSEPIEEQLSSIQAEQTEDQCSRGQLVPGDQSIDTGDQSSGTQSEQTGEQNSISQLGPTSEPCTSDLSGLARDQMSIIPSEQTGDHSSSVQSEQPGDQSSGIKTGPAVMQCGIVVSPLSGTGSLALLSTQYRGNDSDDNCSDSDSDSSSSTSSSSSSSSSSSSEPIEVVMNNADDEDEVVAMGNEKRPVPVKTHDELLIEDLPAVENLIISLPEGTEMEPIGTISSIVEQLVIVESYKNTPALNEDSVLFSKNRNSVGKVFEVFGPVCQPYYVLRFNSHEDIDQKDLKMRDPVYFAPKIKDFTDYIFTERLQETKGSDASWKNDQEPPPEALDFSDDEKEKMAKQKLKEQKRRQKNDSDSEDESDAHKVPQKAVRRKPRQNRNIPRGQHHSRGGGFHSNYHAHPHFPPDYMFAHQDPRMFPFQRPMIPPFPRPPPFHMGMTPWPPGPNQGFMFQPPPPPPPPPPFNQ; encoded by the exons ATGGAGAATTCAAGCACAGAGAACATAATTGATGGACAG GATCAAAATGAGACCAAATCTGAAAATGAGAAAATGGAACTGGATATTAATAATACAGAGTTTAAGACTGAAACAAAAGGTGGTCAGAGCTCCAGTCCTCAACTCGGACCAGCAGATAAAACATGCGCCAGTGATCAGTCTGAACCAATAGAAGAGCAGCTCTCCAGCATTCAGGCTGAACAAACAGAAGATCAGTGCAGCAGGGGCCAGCTTGTACCTGGTGATCAGTCTATAGACACTGGAGATCAGAGCTCCGGTACTCAGTCTGAACAAACTGGTGAACAGAACTCAATCAGTCAACTTGGACCAACATCTGAACCATGTACTAGTGATCTTTCTGGACTGGCAAGAGATCAGATGTCCATTATTCCGTCTGAACAAACAGGTGATCACAGCTCCAGCGTTCAATCTGAACAACCTGGAGACCAGAGCTCCGGCATTAAGACTGGACCTGCAGTGATGCAGTGTGGAATTGTGGTTAGTCCTCTCTCTGGCACTGGGTCATTGGCTCTGTTGAGCACGCAGTACAGAGGAAACGACTCCGATGATAACTGTTCAGACAG TGACTCGGACTCTTCGTCCTCCACATCGTCCTCTTCATCGTCCTCGTCCTCTTCTTCCTCTGAGCCTATTGAGGTAGTGATGAACAATgcagatgatgaagatgaagttGTTGCCATGGGCAATGAGAAGAGGCCAGTACCAGTGAAAACCCATGATGAGTTGCTTATCGAG GACCTTCCTGCAGTGGAGAACCTGATCATCAGCCTTCCAGAGGGTACAGAGATGGAGCCCATTGGCACGATATCAAGCATTGTGGAGCAATTAG TGATAGTAGAGTCATATAAGAACACACCAGCACTGAATGAAGACAGTGTGCTATTTAGCAAAAACAGAAACTCTGTTGGCAAG GTCTTTGAAGTCTTTGGGCCGGTTTGTCAGCCCTACTACGTTTTGAGGTTCAACTCCCATGAAGATATTGACCAGAAAGATCTTAAAATGCGAGACCCGGTTTACTTCGCCCCGAAAATTAAAGATTTCACAGACTACATCTTTACAGAGCGACTCCAAGA GACAAAAGGCTCAGATGCATCCTGGAAGAATGACCAGGAACCACCCCCCGAG GCACTTGACTTTAGTGATGATGAGAAAGAAAAGATGGCCAAACAGAAGCTGAAAGAGCAAAAAAGACGACAAAAAAATGATTCTGACTCAG AGGATGAATCTGACGCCCATAAAGTGCCTCAAAAAGCAGTCCGGCGGAAGCCCAGACAGAACCGCAACATTCCCCGTGGGCAGCACCACAGTCGTGGCGGCGGTTTTCATAGCAACTATCACGCTCACCCCCACTTCCCACCTGACTACATGTTCGCCCATCAGGATCCACGCATGTTTCCTTTCCAGCGCCCCATGATCCCACCCTTTCCCAGACCGCCACCCTTTCACATGGGCATGACCCCGTGGCCCCCAGGGCCCAATCAGGGCTTTATGTTCCAGCCCCCAcctccacctcctcctccaCCACCATTTAATCAATAA